CCGGGGTCGAATCACGATCGATGGTGTGGATCTTCGCGAGTTTTCGACCGAGGAATTGCGCCGAGCCATAAGCGTCGTCTTCCAGGACTACGTTCCCTACTATCTCACCGCCCGGGAGAACATCTGGCTCGGAAACATCCACCTCGCCCCCGGCGACCCCGGGGTCGATCGCGCTGCGGAACGCTCGGGCGCCGATGAGTTCTTGCGTCGTTTGAAGAACGGCTACGATACCGTGCTCGGCAAATGGTTCGTCGACGGTGAAGAGCTCAGCGTGGGCGAGTGGCAGAAAGTGGCGC
The window above is part of the Vicinamibacteria bacterium genome. Proteins encoded here:
- a CDS encoding ABC transporter ATP-binding protein, with the translated sequence RGRITIDGVDLREFSTEELRRAISVVFQDYVPYYLTARENIWLGNIHLAPGDPGVDRAAERSGADEFLRRLKNGYDTVLGKWFVDGEELSVGEWQKVALARGFFRDAQVIVLDEPTASVDARAELALFQRFQELTREKTAVLISHRFSTVRLADRICVLDGGRITESGTHEQLLGRSGSYAALFEMQARQYR